Part of the Sulfuriflexus mobilis genome is shown below.
GGCGGCCATTTTCGCCGCATCGGGCCGCTCGACCACGCCCTTTTCGGTGACGATGGCGTCAATCAGCGCGGCCGGGGTGACATCGAATACCGGGTTCCAGGCCCCGCTACCCTCGGCGGCCACCACCTGCTTGTTGAGGGACAGGATCTCGGCGCCATCACGGGCCTCAATGGGGATATCGGCGCCGCTCGCCACGTTCATATCGATAGTCGAGGTCGGTGCCACGACCATGACCTTGAGGCCGTGGTGTTTGGCGAGGATGGCCCCGGCATAGGTGCCGATCTTGTTGGCGACATCGCCATTGGCGGCAATACGGTCAGAACCGACAATAAACCACTGTACGGCACCCGTCTGCATCAGCGCCGCGGCTGCGCCTTCGACGATCAGCGTCACCGGGATGTGGTCCTGCAGCAATTCCCAGGCGGTCAGGCGCGCGCCCTGCAGCCAGGGCCGGGTCTCATCGGCATAGACCTGCCTGAGCTTGCCCGCCGCACTGGCGCTACGGATCACCCCTAACGCGGTGCCATAGCCACCGGTCGCCAGCGCACCGGCATTACAATGTGTTAACACACCGGCGTTGGCATTGATCAGGGCCGCACCCAGCTCACCCATTTTTTTATTCGCGGCGATGTCCTCCTCGTGAATCGCAATCGCCTCATCCAGTAACACGTTGACCGGGTTAGCGGAAAGACTCGCCATACGCTCACGCATACGTCCAATGGCCCAGAATAAATTAATTGCCGTCGGTCGTGAGGCGGCAAGATATTGCAAATCAGACTCGATTAGAGATCTCCAGTTTGCCGCGTCTTCACGATAGCGTTGCCCTGCCGCCAGCACAATCGCATAGGCGGCGGTGATACCAATCGCCGGTGCGCCACGCACAACCATATCCGTGATCGCATCAGCGGCCGTTTTGACATCGGTGATATCGAGGTAGACGACTCGCTGCGGTAACAGCCGTTGGTCCAGCAGGCGCAGATGATCGCCTTCCCAAAGGATCGCTTGTGTATTATCACTCGATGTCATCATTATTTAACCCGTTCAAAGACTGCAATCGATTCAACATGCGCCGTATGCGGAAACATATCCATGATCCCGGCGCTGACTAATTTATAACCCTGATGGGCTACCAGTTCACCGGCGTCGCGCGCCAGGGTTGCGATATTGCATGAGACATAAACAATCCTCTGCGGTTTGAGTTTTTTCATGCGTTCAACAACTTCCCATGCACCACTACGTGACGGGTCAAGCAATAATCGATCAATAGGCTCATCGGCCGATGGCTCATCGGCCGATGGCACATAGGTTGTCAGGTCTGCTGCCAGGTAGTCAACATTCATAATGCCATTACGCTCGGCATTCTCTTTTGCCCGCGCTACCAGGGCCTCACTACCTTCGATACCGACCACCTTGCGTGCCTTACGTGCCAGCGGCAGACTGAAGTTACCGATACCGCAAAACAGGTCCAGGACATTGTGTTCAGGTTTAAGCTCGAGTAACTCAATGGCCCGCGCCACCATCTGGTGGTTAATGCCATAGTTCACCTGGGTAAAGTCGGTGGGTAGAAAATCCAGCTCAATATTATATTCCGGCATGGCGTAATACAGACGTGAATCCTTTGGCCATAATGGATAGGCCGTACTTGAGTTACCCGGTTGCAACCAGACCTGAACATTGAACTGTTTTGCGAAGGCTATTAATTTCTCCTGATCACCCTCAGCAAGTTCGATAAGGTTACGAAACACCAGTGTGGTGAGTTCATCCCCCACCGCAACCTCGATCTGTGCAATGGACTGATAGGCATCGAGACTACGAACAAGGGCCTGCAGGTCTTCGATATGCTGACCGACCGATTCATGCAGCACCGCGCAGGAACTCATATCCGTCAGAAAACCGCTGCTGCGTTCACGGAAACCCACCAGTAACTTGTCTTTTTTGACCACGAAACGCACACCGAGGCGCGCCTTGCGCCGGTAACCCCATTGTTCGGCGGTTATCGGCGGCAGGATATTTTCTACTTTTAACTTGCCGATATGCAGAAACTGATCGATTAAAGTGGATTGTTTATGCGCAAGCTGCGCCTCGGCAGACATGTGCTGCAGGCTGCAGCCACCACACACGCCAAAGTGCGGACAGGCCGGTTCAACCCGATCGACCGATGGTTTGATGATTTCAACGGCACGGCCCTGATCAAAAGCCTTACGCTGCGAGGTATAGATAAACATCACCTCTTCACCGGGCAAGGCGTTATCGATAAACACGGCCTTGCCCTCAAGGTGGGCAACACCACGCCCCTCATGTGAGAGTGATTCAATCTCGGCGCGAACCGGGGTAATGGGAAGTGTCTTTTTTCTGCGGCGGGCCATAAATATCAGTCAGGGGTAAAAAATGTAACAGCGAAGGAAATCAGGATGCGTGCCAGGCACGTTCAAACTCAAGCAGGTGCCCGGCTGTGGAGTGCGCCAAGACTTCACGCAGCAACGCACACTCGGCCCTGTACTCTGCTTCAAGCAGATTGCCGCGAATCAATTCAAAGCGCAGGTAAACTAAATACGTATTCAATACATCGGTCTCACAGTAATTGCGGATGGCAGCCATCTCACCATTGCGGAAGGCGTCCCATACCTTGGAGCCATCCATACCCATCTTGCCGGGAAAACCAAGCATGGTCGCGATCTCATCCAGTGGCGCATTGGCGCGCGGCTGGTAACCCGCCACCACGTCCATCAGGTCGGTATGCCGTGAATGATAACGGCTGAGATAGTTGTTCCAACGGAAACTTTGATCATTATCCCCTGTCTCCCAGTAACGCGGCGCACTCACGCCGTGCAGCAAGGCACGGTAATTTAATACCGGCAAGTCAAAGCCCCCGCCATTCCATGAGACCAGTGTCGGGCTGAATTTTTCGATGCCATCAAAGAAATGCTGGATCAATTCCTTTTCGTCCGCGTCACTCTCACCGAGTGACCAGACCTTTACCGCGTTGCCGGAACGAAACACCGCCGCGATCGCAACAATGCGCTGCAGGTGCAAACGCAGGAAATCCGAACCGCCAGTCTCCTGGCGGCGCTTGTGAAACATAATGTTGGCGACTTCCTTATCGGTCAAGCCATCCAGGTCGTACAGGCGACGACCGCTTTCCACATCGGGAACGGTTTCAATATCAAAGACAAACACATTCATGGTGATTACTCGGCGGGAAAGACGTCGGTGGAAAGATAACGGTCGCCACGATCGCAGATGATGCTGACAATCACGGCATTTTCGAGCTGCTGTGACAGGCGCAGGCTGGCGGCCACCGCACCCCCGGAAGAGATACCGGCAAAGATGCCCTCCTCTCTCGCCAGTGCCCGTGTCGTCGACTCGGCCTCTTCTTGAGTTACATCAATGATCTGGTCAACTCGCGAGGCCTCGTAGATCTTCGGCAGGTATTCCTTCGGCCAGCGACGGATCCCCGGGATCGATGAACCCTCACTCGGCTGCACGCCGACGATCTGGATAGCGGGGTCCTGCTCCTTGAGAAAGCGCGAGGTGCCCATAATGGTACCGGTGGTGCCCATGGCGCTGACAAAATGTGTAACCTGCTGCTCGGTATCGCGCCATATTTCAGGACCGGTGCCCTCGTAGTGGGCCAGCGGGTTATCCGGGTTCGAGAACTGGTCTAATACCTTGCCCTGGCCTTCGGCTTCCATCTTGCGGGCCAGGTCGATGGCCGCCTCCATACTGCCCTCACGCGGGGTAAGGAGGATCTCGGCGCCGTAAGCCCGCATCGTCGCCCGCCGCTCAATACTCATGTGTTCGGGCATGATCAGCACCATGCGATAGCCCTTCATCGCCGCGGCCATCGCCAGGGCAATGCCGGTATTGCCACTGGTCGCCTCGACCAAGGTATCTCCTGGCTTAATATCCCCCCGCGCCTCGGCATGGCGGATCATGCTCAGCGCCGGCCGGTCCTTGACCGAACCGGCGGGATTATTGCCCTCAAGCTTGACGAGGATGGTGTTCGAGGTCTCACCCGGCAGGCGTTGCAGGCGCACCAGCGGCGTATTGCCAACAAAATCTTCAAGTGTTCGATAAGTCATGGACGCATTCTAACTGAAAACCCTGCCCGGTGGCAGACGGGCTAACTGGCAAAAACCGTCCGCAGGCGGTATAAATACTCCTGTCAGGATGACATGGAAACGGGGGAACAACATGGAAACAACTACACCAATCTACGATAAGGACCTGTCGCTGCAACTCGCCGGCGGCAAGCCCGATCTCGCCGAGCAAATGCTCGGCATGCTGCTTAGAGACTTGCCACAACTCTGTGAACAAGCCAATGTCGCCGCCGCCGCGAATGATAATGAGGCCCTGTTCCGCTCCGTGCACAAGATCAACGGCTCCACACGCTATTGCGGTGTACCAGCACTCGGCGAGGCCGCCGATGAACTTGAGTTAGAGATCAAGGCTGGAAGTACTGATATCACCGCCGCTATACAACGATTGAATGAAGAAGCAGAAAGGCTGATTGCTCTGAAAAAACAATAAAGGGTACAACCCCCTTTAGTTTGTAAAAAATGGAGATTCTCAATGGGTGATGAAACAAATGATAAAGTAAAAATAACTTTCGAAGAATCCATAAATGAACAGAGTCGTCATTTTTTAGACCATATCACACCTGAGAAAATCAATCTTGACCGAACTTCTGCCTATGCTGTATCTGCTATTTCATTTGCCACAATACTGGCACTTCTACAAATAAACAATTTACCCACAGCACTACATGTTTCAGTATTATTTTTTTCTCTAGCTATTCCAATTCTAATATTCTGCGCATTACTGAATGAAGCATTTCTTTGGTTGGGAGAAAAATCATATGAATATTACAAAGGAATGCATAAGCGAAAAGGTTTTTTTGTTATTACTTTATCTGGATATGCTCTTTTTGGATTTGGTTACTTTTCCATAATTTGGCATATATCGATATTAGCGTTTGCGATTTCATGTATTGCAATTTTCTTGTTGGTTCCAACATATAACTATTTGATGCATCAGATATCAAAATCATTAGATACTAAAAAGTAATAAAGGGGTCAGAGCACTTGATGGATAGGTTTTTGACCCCTTCGATGCAGCCGAGCCGCGCAGGAAATTTCCGGAAAATCACGCGCAGTCGACCCCGTTTGTAGGCGCAATCGGAACGAAGTGGAGATTGCAATAAGCCGTTAAGCAAACGGGAGGAGTCTGCGCGTGCCGGAAATTTCTGAGCAGTGAGGGAACTCATGTATTCAGTGATAACTGAATATATGAGCAAATCGCAGGGCGCACTTTCTTTGGTTAGCTTTCTTTGTGCGAGCAAAGAAAGTAACTCGCGCGCGGGTGGCGCGAAAAGAACAATGGCTTTTTAAAATTTAGAAGCTCATAAAATAAAAAAATAATACCACCTCACCCTAACCCTCTCCTTGAAGGAGAGGGGATCTAAGGTGTCGCCGACGTCATAAGAGTTACAAACGCCACCGCATGATCATCTTCATCGGCGATGCTGATATACGCCTCACCAATGCCCAACTCATCACACAGTTCTTCCGCCCGTGCGGAAAATTCCAACACCGGCTTGCCATTGGCATCGTGCCCGACACCGATATGCGTCAGGCTCATACCACGACTAAAACCAATACCCATGGCCTTGGCGGTCGCCTCCTTGGCCGCGAAGCGCTTGGCGAGGAAGTGTGCAGGGGATTTGCTGGCGGAAAAATCGCTTAGCTCATTATCGCTAAGGATACGGTGGGCAAACTTATCGCCATATTCCTGCAAGTTATCCTGCATACGCCCAACGCGCACGATGTCAGTGCCGACACCGAAGATCACGAGGCCTTACTCGCAAGTGCCTGCGCGCGCGCATCAACCATGAGACGTTTCATTTCACGCACCGATGCCTGCAGACCATTAAACACGGCATGGGCAATAATCGCATGACCGATGTTCAACTCACGCACATCGAGCAGGGCTGCGATAGGTTGTACATTTTCATAATGCAGGCCATGACCGGCATTCACATGCAGGCCGGCCTTCACGCCCGTATCAACGGCATCACGAATGCGTTCAAACTCGACCTGGCGTTCAGTCTCAGTTTCCGCATCGGCGAAGCGTCCAGTATGGATCTCGATCACAGGTGCACCGACCTCGGCGGCGGCCTCAATCTGCGCCGCATCGGGGTCAATAAATAGTGATACCCGTATGCCCGCCTCCGTCAGTCGCAGGCAGGCCTCACGCATGCGGGTCAACTGGCCCTTCACGTCCAGGCCACCTTCGGTGGTCAGTTCCTCGCGACGTTCCGGCACCAGGCAACACTCCTGAGGGCGATATTTCTCGGCGATGAGCAGCATCTCGTCGGTGACAGCCATCTCCAGGTTCATGCGTGTCTTTAATAGGCCGCGCAGTATGTCGACATCACGTTCCTGGATATGCCGACGGTCTTCGCGCAGGTGCAGGGTAATAGCATCGGCACCGGCCTGCTCGGATTCTATCGCGGCCTGAACCGGATCGGGGTAAGTCGTACCTCGCGCCTGGCGCAGGGTCGCGACGTGGTCGATATTCACACCAAGCAGGATTTCATTATTATGCGGAGTGCCTTGGGCCACGCGATAGTCCTCGTTCATTCAGTGATGGATTGCGGTTTAGCCTGATTATATAACATTCGGCTTTGCAAAGGTTTATCGCCGAGGTATTGACGTAATATCGCCCGCATCAGGCGTTTACTGTCACGCAGGCTGGTGGCATCGGCCAGTTCATTACGGGCCAGGGACAACAGGCTTTGCCCGGAGATGATCGGCCCCGAGGCGGGCCGACCGATGGCTCGCGGCACCGGGCCACGCTCCGGTTCATAACAATATTCACCGTTCGCATCGATGACTTGACCGCTATCTGCCTCACACTCCAGCATCAAGCCATAACCGAGTTCCTGTAGTAAGGATTTCTCAAACAGGCGTAAGACACGTTCACTGGCGGTTGCCGTAGTCGCTAAGGGGATATCCTGCAGAGCTTGTCGATACAAGGCATAGACTTCCTCGTGGGCATCATCACGCTGCAACAGGCGCATGAGTAATTCATTCAGGTAAAAACAGCTTGCGTAGTCCACCCCGTTCACCGGGCTGACAAAACTATCTGCCTCGACCTGGGTCAGGGTGTAAAGCTCGCCCCTGCCCGTCCAGGAGATCAATAAGGGCCGGAAAGATTGCAACAGGGCATTCTTCTCTGAACGCGGACGACGTACACCACGGGCGACCAGGCCGATACGGCCAAACTCGGGGGTAAAGGCCTCGACGATCAGACTGGTGTTACGAAAATCACGTCGATGCAGGACATAGGCAGGCTGCAGGTCAACACGCATAGTGCTAACTGTCTTCCGAATAACCCAGGCTACGCAGGGCGCGCTCGTCGTCCGACCAGCCTTCGCGCACCTTGACCCAGAGACGCACAAAGACCTTGGTCTCGAGCATCTTTTCCAGTTCTTCGCGTGACTGGCGGCCGATCTCCTTGAGCATGGCACCACCTTTACCGATCACAATGGCCTTTTGCCCGGGGCGTTCGACCCAGATCACCGCGCCTATCGTCAGCACCCCATCATCCTGTTTGTATTCTTCGATCTCAACTGTCAGGGCATAAGGCAACTCCTTTCCCAGACGACGTATCAGTTTTTCACGAATAAGCTCAGCGGCGACAAAGCGCATACTACGATCGGTGATCTGATCCTCAGCAAAAAAGAATTCCGAGTGCGGCAACATGGTCGCCAGTTGCTGCTCCAGCACGTCGATATTTATACCCTTAGTTGCTGACAAGGGGATAATATCCTTGAATGACATCTTCTCATTCAAGTCGGCAAGTAACGGTAACAAGGCCTCCTTGTTTGTCAGCCGATCAACCTTATTCACCGCCAGCACCACCGGTGCGTCGGCCTGCTTGAGTTTTTCCAGTACCAGTTCATCATCTTTTGTCCAGCCGCCGGCCTCGATAACAAAGACGATCACATCCACATCGAGAATGGTCGTAGTCGCTGCACGATTCAGGTAACGGTTCATGGCATGTTTGTTATCGACATGCATGCCCGGCGTATCAACAAACACATATTGCACATCATTGGTGGTTTTTATACCCATAATGCGGTGACGTGTCGTTTGCGGCTTACGTGAGGTAATGCAAAGTTTTTGTCCGATTAGACGATTGAGCAGGGTTGACTTGCCTACATTGGGACGACCAACCAGGGCAATATATCCACAGCGGGTGGCGGGCAACTCAGTCATTGACGATAGCTCCCAGTATCTTGCTGGCAGCGGCCTGCTCGGCCTTGCGGCGACTACTGCCCTGTGCACGCACGGCCTGCTCCCCCTCCACCCGGCATTCAACCGTAAAGGTCTGCGCATGCGCCTCGCCGGCGATATCAACCACTTCATAATCCGGCAGGGCCTGCTGACTGGCCTGAAGGTATTCCTGTAAACGTGTCTTCGGATCCTTCAGCGCGGTTTCAGGTGAGGTCATCGCTATGCGCGAGGAAAAGTGTTTGAGAATAATACGACGACAGTTTTCAAAACCACCATCCAGATAAATGGCGCCGAGTATGGCCTCAAAGGCATCGGCAAGAATGGATTTGCGACGAAAACCACCGCTTTTCAATTCACCCTGTCCAAGCCTGATCACATCACCCAGTTCAAAAGAACGGGCGACCTCCGCCAGGGTATCACCCTTGACCAGACTGGCACGCAGGCGGCTCAATTCCCCTTCGCTGGCACTGGGAAAACGCCTGAACAACTCTTCGGCTATCACCATACCCAGCACCGCATCACCGAGAAACTCCAGGCGTTCATTATTATTCTGGGTGACACTGCGATGCGTCAGTGCCGTTTCAAGCAGGCCTTCATCACCAAAACGATAATCAAGATGACGTATCAGCTTATCCAGCGATGCTATCAATTACCGATTACCTCGACAGACTCATCAAACTCGGCGATCAGGCTTAATGGGCCAAAGAGTTTGGTCTTTACATCGTATTTGACCGATACCGTCAGCACACCCCCACGTTGGGTAATGGTGATATCCTTGCGTGTGGCATTCTTTACATCGTTAATCTGAAAACGATTGGTAATCAGGCGCAAAATTTCTGCCTTGGGCTTTTTCGTCACCTGGGGCTCGTTCTTCAACGACTCAAGCGATGAGACCACACTGAATTTTTCTATATAAATCGGGAACAGACGCAGGCCGATAAGCACAAAAAAAGCTATCAGGCCAAGAATAATCAGCCAGCCGATACCTGTGACACCTTGTTGTTTTTTTAATGTTTGCATGATCACACCCTCTTTTGTCATTACTTTATAGATGTACCAATTCGACCCCAGCGAATTCGCTCACCGGAGAACCAGCCCTTTGATGCATCGGAACTGAACCAAATCATCTTTGCCCTGCCAACCAGGTTCCTCTCGGGCACGTAACCCCAGTAACGGCCATCGTTACTGTTATCACGATTGTCACCCAGCGCCAGAAACTGCCCTTCGGGTACGGTAAACTCATAGGCACGGTCCGGTGCCTGCGGGCAAACGTAGATCCGATGCGCCACGCCGGGCAGATTTTCAACACGTTCAATGGCCTTGTAGCCACCACACTGCCCCGCGACCTCAGCCTGGGTCTCCTGGGAGACAGGCTCATTATTAATATAGAGCATTTTGTTCATATAAAGTATGTGATCGCCCGGTAGACCTACGACACGCTTGATGTAATTGGTTTCATTATCACGTGGATAGCGAAATACCATCACATCACCGCGCTGGGGACTGTCGACATCAAAGAGCTTTGTATCAATGACGGGTAAACGGACCCCGTAACTGAATTTACTGACAACAATAAAATCACCCACCAATAGCGTTGGCTTCATCGAACCCGAAGGTATCTCGTAGGGCTCGGCCACAAAGGAGCGCAACAGCAGCACAATAAAAAACACCGGGAACAAGGAGCGCGCATATTCGACTACAACCGGCTCGCTCGCTGCCTCTTTTCCAGACTGAATGTCGGCCGTAACCGCCTTTGCAAAAAACACTCGATGTAATGCCCAGATAGCCCCGCTTGCAGCGGTTAGCGATACCAATAAAAGCTCAAAATCAAAATCCACCTGGCAATCTCCTTAGCCTGTTACTTCTTACTTACTTTCAATACTGTCATAAAGGCCTCTTGTGGGATTTCCACAGAACCGACCTGTTTCATGCGGCGTTTACCGGCTTTTTGTTTTTCAAGCAGCTTGCGTTTACGTGACACGTCGCCACCATAACACTTGGCGGTCACATTCTTGCGCAAGGCCTTTACATTGGAGCGCGCTATGATATTCGAGCCAATCGCTGCCTGTATAGCCACATCAAACATCTGTCGCGGAATAATCTCGCGCATTCTTTCAACCAGATCACGGCCACGTGCCAGACTCTGCCCCCGGTGCACAATCGCGGAAAGCGCGTCAACACGCTCGCCATTAATCATCACATCCAGCTTGACCACATCGGCGTACTGGAAACGATCAAAATGATAATCCATTGAGGCAAAACCACGACTGACTGACTTTAACCGGTCAAAAAAGTCCAGCACCATTTCATTCATCGGCATTTCATAGCTCAAGCTAACCTGATTACCCAGATACTGCATCTTTTTCTGCACGCCGCGTTTCTCAATACAGAGGTTAATCACATTCCCCACATACTCCTGTGGTGTAAGGATATTCGCAACAATGATTGGTTCGCGGATCTCCTCAATGTAATTGGCCTCAGGCAAGGCGGCCGGGTTTTCTATCTTCAGTATCTCGCCCTTGGTAGTCAGCACTTCATAGACCACGGTGGGTGCAGTGGTGATTAACTCCAGATTGTACTCACGCTCGAGTCGCTCCTGAATAATCTCCATATGCAGCATACCAAGGAAACCGCAGCGAAAACCAAAACCCAGTGCCTGGGATGTTTCGGGCTCAAAATATAGCGAGGCATCATTCAGGCTCAATTTCTGCAAGGCCTCACGGAAGTCTTCGTAGTCTTCCGTGCTAATGGGGAACAGGCCGGCAAAGACACGAGGCTGGACCTTTTTGAAACCCGGCAAGGGCTTGCTTGAAGGATTATCTGCCCGGGTCAGGGTGTCACCGACCGGGGCGCCGGCGATTTCCTTGATACCGGCGACCACATACCCCACATCCCCAACTTCGAGAGATTCCGTCTCAATACGCTTGGGTGTAAACCTGCCAACCTTATCAACGAGAAAATCCCGACCCGTAGACATGATTCGCACCTTCTGTTTCGGCCTGAGACTACCGTGCATGACACGGACCAGCGACACCACGCCGAGGTAGTTATCAAACCAGGAGTCGATAATCAGTGCCTGCAGTGGTGCATCGGGGTCGCCTTCAGGCGGCGGGATACGCGCAATCAGTTGCTCGAGGCAGTCCTCGACACCGACACCGGTCTTGGCGCTGACGCGCACGGCATCTTCGGCCTCAATACCGATGATCTCCTCGATTTCCTTAATCACCCTCTCCGGCTCGGCTGCCGGCAGGTCGATCTTGTTCAGCACCGGTACCACCTCCAGGCCGAGGTCGATGGCGGTATAACAATTGGCGACACTCTGTGCCTCCACGCCCTGCGAGGCATCGACGATCAACAGGGCCCCTTCACAGGCCTCCAGTGAACGGGAGACCTCGTAGGAAAAATCGACGTGCCCGGGGGTATCAATAAAGTTCAGGTGATAGGTCTGGCCATCGCGTGACTTGTAATCAAGTGAGACGCTCTGTGCCTTGATGGTGATACCCCGCTCACGCTCGATATCCATGGAATCGAGGACCTGCGACTGCATCTCCCGGGCACTCAGCCCCCCGCAGACCTGGATAAAACGGTCAGCCAGGGTCGATTTACCGTGGTCAATATGGGCGATAATGGAGAAATTGCGGATGTTCTCCATTTTCATGGGATTCTTACCTGGTAGGGTTCTGGCATAAGGACACAATAAAAAACCGGCGCCCGACAG
Proteins encoded:
- the lepA gene encoding translation elongation factor 4, whose product is MENIRNFSIIAHIDHGKSTLADRFIQVCGGLSAREMQSQVLDSMDIERERGITIKAQSVSLDYKSRDGQTYHLNFIDTPGHVDFSYEVSRSLEACEGALLIVDASQGVEAQSVANCYTAIDLGLEVVPVLNKIDLPAAEPERVIKEIEEIIGIEAEDAVRVSAKTGVGVEDCLEQLIARIPPPEGDPDAPLQALIIDSWFDNYLGVVSLVRVMHGSLRPKQKVRIMSTGRDFLVDKVGRFTPKRIETESLEVGDVGYVVAGIKEIAGAPVGDTLTRADNPSSKPLPGFKKVQPRVFAGLFPISTEDYEDFREALQKLSLNDASLYFEPETSQALGFGFRCGFLGMLHMEIIQERLEREYNLELITTAPTVVYEVLTTKGEILKIENPAALPEANYIEEIREPIIVANILTPQEYVGNVINLCIEKRGVQKKMQYLGNQVSLSYEMPMNEMVLDFFDRLKSVSRGFASMDYHFDRFQYADVVKLDVMINGERVDALSAIVHRGQSLARGRDLVERMREIIPRQMFDVAIQAAIGSNIIARSNVKALRKNVTAKCYGGDVSRKRKLLEKQKAGKRRMKQVGSVEIPQEAFMTVLKVSKK